One part of the Raphanus sativus cultivar WK10039 chromosome 7, ASM80110v3, whole genome shotgun sequence genome encodes these proteins:
- the LOC108818427 gene encoding probable fructokinase-6, chloroplastic → MALQATTTTFSFSAPTFRSTPPPPHAFTSKRRLSIKSSSSGLSSPPPPLLSLSRSNLKGRAFSSDGSTTQESPSVVCFGEMLIDFVPTTSGLSLAQAPAFKKAPGGAPANVAVGIARLGGSSAFIGKVGEDEFGYMLANILKDNNVNNEGMRFDPGARTALAFVTLTSEGEREFMFYRNPSADMLLEESELDLDLIKKAKIFHYGSISLITEPCKSAHIAAAKAAKEAGVILSYDPNLRLPLWPSADSARDEILSVWDTADIIKISEEEIEFLTKGEDPYDDSVVRKLFHPKLKLLLVTEGPEGCRYYTKDFSGRVHGLKVEVVDTTGAGDAFVAGILSQLACDLSLLQDEERLREALMFANACGALTVKERGAIPALPTKQAVLDALLKAVV, encoded by the exons ATGGCTCTCCAAGCCACCACTACTACGTTCTCCTTCTCCGCTCCTACTTTCCGAtcaactcctcctcctcctcacgCATTCACTTCGAAGCGTCGTCTCTCCATCAAATCTTCTTCTTCGGGactctcttctcctcctcctcccctcCTCTCTCTTTCACGATCTAATCTCAAAG GAAGAGCCTTTTCTAGTGATGGCTCAACAACGCAAGAGTCTCCCTCAGTGGTCTGTTTCGGAGAAATGCTGATCGACTTCGTACCAACCACTAGTGGGCTTTCTCTGGCCCAAGCACCAGCTTTCAAAAAGGCTCCTGGTGGTGCCCCTGCTAATGTCGCCGTTGGTATCGCTCGTCTCGGTGGTTCTTCAGCTTTCATTGGCAAG GTTGGTGAAGATGAGTTTGGTTATATGCTTGCAAACATTCTCAAGGATAACAACGTGAACAACGAAGGCATGCGTTTTGACCCTGGAGCCAGAACCGCTTTAGCTTTCGTCACTCTGACTAGCGAAGGCGAGCGTGAGTTCATGTTCTATCGAAACCCAAGCGCCGACATGTTGTTAGAAGAGTCTGAGCTCGATCTggatttaattaaaaag GCGAAGATATTCCATTACGGTTCGATAAGTCTGATCACGGAACCGTGCAAGTCAGCTCACATAGCTGCGGCGAAGGCAGCTAAGGAAGCTGGCGTGATTCTTTCGTATGATCCTAACCTTAGGCTCCCCTTGTGGCCTTCTGCAGACAGCGCTAGGGATGAGATCCTCAGCGTTTGGGATACTGCTGATATCATAAAGATCAGCGAAGAGGAGATTGAGTTTCTGACGAAAGGAGAAGATCCTTATGATGATTCTGTCGTCAGGAAGCTGTTCCATCCTAAGCTGAAACTGCTCCTTGTCACCGAAGGTCCTGAAGGCTGTCGCTACTACACAAAG GATTTTAGCGGGAGAGTACATGGATTGAAGGTGGAAGTAGTGGACACGACAGGTGCTGGGGATGCGTTTGTTGCCGGAATACTATCTCAACTAGCATGTGATCTCTCTTTGCTTCAG GACGAAGAAAGACTTAGGGAGGCTCTAATGTTTGCGAATGCGTGTGGTGCCTTGACCGTAAAGGAGAGAGGTGCAATACCTGCACTTCCTACAAAACAAGCTGTACTCGACGCCCTACTCAAAGCCGTCgtctaa
- the LOC130497891 gene encoding probable serine/threonine-protein kinase PBL7 has translation MIFDLGFACFLSGRTRESSHEHNKAWLLEETRPTFVESDPYSGQSSFRFSLCSQVELEKMRREEPSTSCQSFQVSEGSATVLLVNEVKETDKPTVEMNWSTALSLEKSISPVTNTLVRFSYSEIVTATRNFSKGRVLGRGACSCVYRGRMGIWRKALAIKRLDKEDTESPKSFCRELMIASSLQCPNIVPLLGFCIDPEQGLFLVYKYVSGGSLEHYLHDKKKKKRGVKVPFCLPWSTRYKIALGIADAISYLHNGTEQCVVHRDIKPSNILISSNKNPKLCDFGLATWTAAPSVPFLCKTVKGTFGYLAPEYFQHGKISDKTDVYAFGVVLLELITGRKPIEVRRPSGEENLVVWAKPLLRREMEAIEELLDPRLTCTRKNSVAMERMIQAARACVTDEESRRPGMKEIVSILIGSESRRIELRTFSSRTKSNLSSLMDCYPQLQRTKSEMKSHLALAMLGATEFEDYDDDDFLFVGEGNR, from the exons atgatttttgatttgGGTTTCGCTTGTTTCCTCTCTGGTCGAACCAGAGAGAGCTCTCATGAGCATAACAAAGCTTGGCTTTTGGAGGAAACAAGACCAACGTTTGTTGAGTCAGACCCATATTCAGGACAGTCGTCATTTAGGTTTAGTCTTTGCTCACAGGTGGAGCTGGAGAAGATGAGAAGGGAGGAACCATCAACGTCTTGTCAGTCTTTTCAGGTGTCTGAAGGATCGGCGACGGTTCTTCTCGTGAATGAGGTTAAGGAGACAGATAAACCGACTGTGGAGATGAATTGGTCGACGGCTCTTTCGCTTGAGAAGAGCATTTCTCCGGTGACCAATACCTTGGTCCGGTTTAGCTACAGTGAAATTGTCACCGCCACTCGCAATTTCTCAAAAG GGAGAGTGTTGGGAAGAGGAGCTTGTAGCTGTGTATATAGGGGCAGAATGGGGATTTGGCGAAAAGCCTTGGCTATCAAAAGACTTGACAAAGAAGATACAGAATCACCAAAGTCGTTTTGCAGAGAGTTGATGATTGCAAGCTCTCTTCAATGCCCTAACATCGTTCCACTTCTAGGGTTCTGTATCGATCCTGAACAAGGGCTTTTCTTGGTGTACAAGTATGTCTCTGGTGGCAGCCTTGAACACTATTTACACG ataagaaaaagaagaagagaggtgtGAAGGTTCCCTTTTGTTTGCCTTGGTCAACAAGGTACAAGATCGCCTTAGGGATTGCAGATGCCATATCCTATTTACATAACGGCACTGAGCAATGTGTTGTGCATAGAGACATCAAACCCTCCAACATTCTTATCTCCTCAAACAAAAACCCAAAG CTGTGTGATTTTGGGTTGGCGACTTGGACAGCTGCACCATCGGTTCCTTTCCTGTGTAAGACCGTGAAAGGAACATTCGG TTATCTAGCTCCAGAGTATTTTCAACACGGCAAGATATCAGACAAGACAGATGTATACGCGTTCGGAGTCGTGTTGCTTGAGCTAATAACGGGTCGAAAGCCAATTGAAGTAAGAAGACCATCTGGTGAAGAAAATTTGGTAGTTTGG GCGAAACCGCTGTTACGTAGAGAGATGGAGGCTATAGAGGAGTTGCTAGATCCAAGGCTGACATGTACAAGAAAGAACTCGGTTGCAATGGAGCGTATGATCCAAGCAGCAAGAGCATGTGTGACGGATGAGGAGTCGCGTAGACCTGGAATGAAAGAGATTGTTTCGATTTTGATAGGCAGTGAAAGCAGGAGAATAGAGCTAAGGACGTTTTCAAGCAGGACAAAGTCAAATCTTTCGAGTTTAATGGACTGTTATCCGCAGTTGCAACGTACAAAATCTGAGATGAAGAGCCATCTTGCACTTGCCATGCTCGGAGCAACAGAGTTTGAAGACtacgatgatgatgattttctttttgtaggCGAAGGTAATAGATAA